Within Thermus thermamylovorans, the genomic segment ACCGTGGCCTGGCTGGAGAGGGCGTCCATGCTCTGGGCCCGGGTGATGCGGGGGATGAGCTCCATGGCGAGGACCGTGGCCTTCCTGGCGGCCAGGGCCCGCACCAGGTCAGGGTTCTTGTGGGCCTGGACGAAGCCCACCGCAACGGCTCCGGGCTCCAAGGCTTCGACCAGGTCCTGAGGCATTTGCACGGTGAGGAGGAGATTGGCCCCTCGGAGCAAGGCATCTCGCTCCACCACCTCGGCGCCGGCCTCGAGGTAGGCGGCATCCGGGTGGTAAGCCCCCTCGCCCGCACCCCCTTCCACCCGCACCCGCGCCCCCCCCTTTACCAGGCGGGCCACCACCTCCGGCACCAAGGCCACCCGCCTCTCCCCGGGGGCCCTCTCTTTGGGAACCGCTACGGTCACCATAGGACCTCCTTCCGCGCCAGTATACCAGCGGGGCCACGGGCATTTGCCCCACCGGCGGGGCTGACCTACTGGTCATGGTCCCCCACTTGTGGAAAAATGCCGCCATGCGCCCCTCAGGGCTCAGCATCGCCCTGGTCCTCCTCCTGGGGGTCCTGGCCATCAGCTTTGGTTCCATCCTGGTACGCCTGGCCCTGGCGGCCTCCGGGGACCAAAGCCTCGCCTTCAGCCTGGTGATGAGCGCCGGGAGGATGGCCCTGGCCGCCCTCCTCCTGGCCCCAGGGTGGGCCCGGCCCCTGGGAGGACACGGGGGGATTCCCTGGGCGGTGGGAGCGGGGGCCTTCCTGGCCCTCCACTTCGCCTTCTGGATCACCTCCCTCTCCTACACCTCGGTGGCGGCCAGCACCGCCCTCGTCACCACCAATCCCGTATGGGTCACCCTCTTCGGCTGGCTCCTCTTCCGGGAGGCCCCTTCCCGCCTCACCCTCCTGGGGGTGGGGATCGCCCTCTTGGGAGGCCTCCTCATCGGCCTAGGGAGCGCGGAGGGCGGGGTGGGGGCCAACCCCCTTTTGGGCAACCTCTTGGCCCTCCTGGGGGCAGTGGCCGCCTCCTTCTACTTTCTCCTGGGCCGGGAGGCGCAGCGGCGGGGGCTTTCCATCCTGGAGTACGTGCGCCTGGCCTACACCGTCGCCGCCTTGGTGCTCCTGCCCCTCCCCCACCTTTTCGGCGGAGGGTACGGGGGATACCCCCTGGAGGTCTACGGGTACATCCTCCTCATGGCCCTGCTGCCCCAGCTTTTGGGGCACACCAGCTTCAACTGGGCCACCCGGCACATCCCCCCGGTCCTGGTCACCCTGGCCATCCTCTTCGAGCCGGTGGGGGCCAGCCTCCTGGCCTTTCTCCTCCTAGGGGAGCTTCCCGGGGTGCGGGTCCTCCTCGGGGCCCTGGTCCTCCTCCTGGGGGTGGGGCTGGCGGTGGTAGGGGGTAGGCGATGACCTATGTAGCCCTGGCCGCCCTGCTTTGGGGCCTGGGCGGGGCCCTGGCGGGCCGGTTCATGGGGGAGATTCCCCCGGGGGTGCTGATCCCCTTGCGCTTCCTCCTGAGCTTCTGCCTTCTCCTCCCCCTCACCTTGCGCTTCCCCCCGAGGCCCGAGGAAAGGCCCCGCCTCCTCCTCGTAGGCCTCGCCCTTTCGGGGGCCCAGGCCTTCTACTACCTGGCCATCCACGCCACCACCGTGGCTACGGGGATCTTCCTCCAGTACCTGGCCCCGACCCTTCTCACCCTATACGCCTTGCTGCGGAGGGAAAGGCTACCCGCAAGGGCCCTGTGGGGGGTGGCCCTGGCCCTCCTGGGGGCCTACGCGTTGGTGGTAGGGCCTGGGGGCTTGGCGGGAGGCCCCCTGGGGGTGGCCTACGGCCTCCTCTCTGCCCTCTCCTTCGCCCTCTACGCGGCCCTCTCCTACGGGCTCAGGACCCCGCCTCTGGTCAGCCTAGGGGTGGCCACGGGGGTAGGAAGCCTCCTCGCCTCCCCCGGACTCCTCCTCCACCTGCCCCAGGTGCTGGCCTTGAGCCCGCAAAACTGGGGGGCGGTGGCCTACCTGGTGGTCTTGGGCACGGTGGTGCCCTTCGGCCTCTTTCTCCTGGGGGTGCGCACGGTGCCCGCCCGTCAGGCCACCTTGGTGGCCATGCTGGAGCCGGTGGCGGGAGCGTTCTTCGCCTGGCCCCTGGCAGGGCAGCCCCTAAGCCCCTGGGCCCTCCTGGGGGGTGCCCTCATCCTGACGGGCGTGGCCCTCAACCGGAGGTGATATGGCGGCGCGCGTGTTCTTCCTCTTCACCCTGGGCTACTTCCTCTCCTACTTCTACCGCTCGGCCAACGCGGTGCTCTCCCAGGACCTCAGCGAGGACCTGGGGCTGGGACCGGCGGAGCTGGGGTTCATGACCAGCCTCTTCTACCTGGCCTTCGCCGCGGTGCAGCTTCCCCTGGGCAGCCTCCTGGACCGCTTCGGCCCCCGGGCCATCACCCCAGCCCTCCTCCTGGTAGCCGCTTCCGGCAGCCTGGTCTTCGCCCTGGCCCCAAGCTTCGGCGTCCTGGCCCTGGGGCGGGCTCTGATCGGGGTGGGGATGGCGGCCGCCCTCATGGGGTCCCTCAAGGCCTTCAGCCTGTGGTTCCCGAAGAACTACGCCACCGTCTCCACCCTCCTGGTGGGCCTGGGGGCCACAGGGGGGCTCCTGGCCGCCACCCCTTTGGCCCTTCTGAAGGAAGCCCTGGGCTGGCGGGGGGTCTTCCTCCTGGGCGCGGGGGTGGTGGTCCTGGTGGCCCTCCTCCTCCGCCTGGGGGTGCGCAACACCCCCCCGGGGGTCCCCTGGCCCCGGGGGGAAGGGGGTGGGGGCCTGGGGGAAGTTTTCCATAACCCCAGGCTCCTTCGGGTGGCCTTCCTGGCCCTGGCCTTCGCGGGGGGCTTTCTGGCCCTGCAAACCCTGTGGGCCGGAGCCTACGCCTACCACCTGGGCCTTTCGGCGGTGCCGGTGGGGAACCTCCTCCTCCTCTACTCGGGGGCGGCGGTCTTGGGCTTCCTGGTCTCGGGCTACCTGGCGGACCGCTTGGGCACCGCCAGGGTTTTGGTCGTCGCCGCCCTGCTCTTCGCCCTCGGCCTGGTCCTCCTGCTCCTAAAGGCCCTTTTGCCCGCCTACCTCCTGCTGGGCTTTTTCGGGGCCTTCAACATCCTCACCCTCACCCAGGCCCGGGAGCTGGTCCCCCCCCACCTGGTGGGCCGGGGCACCACCCTGGTGAACCTCTTCGGCATCGGGGGCACCTTCCTCCTGCAGTGGGGGGTGGGGGTGGCGGTGGGGGCCTTGGGGTACGGGTGGGCCTTCGGGGGGCTTCTGGGGCTCCTCCTCCTGGCCCTTCTTCTCTACCTGCCCCTCCTTCGCTCCAGGTGGTAAACTCCTTCCATGCTGGCCCAGGTCAGGAGCTACGCCCTCTTCGGCCTGGACGCGGTTCCCGTCACCGTGGAGGTGGACGTCAGCCCTGGGCTTCCCAGCTACGCCCTGGTGGGCCTGCCGGATAAGGCGGTGGAGGAAAGCCGGGAAAGGGTGCGGGCCGCCCTCAAGAACGCGGGCTTCCCCTACCCCCAGGCGCGGGTGGTGGTGAACCTGGCCCCGGCGGAGCTCAGGAAGGAGGGAAGCCACTTCGACCTGCCCATCGCCCTGGGGCTTCTTGCGGCCCAAGGGGTGGTGCCCCTCGAGGCCCTCTCCGGCCTGGCGGTGGCCGGGGAGCTGGGCCTGGACGGGAGCCTGCGCCCGGTGCCGGGGGCGGTGAACCTGGCCCTGGGCGCTTTGGTAGAGGGGAAAAGGCTCCTTTTGCCCTTAGAAAGCGCCAAGGAGGCCGCCCTGGTGGAGGGGGTGGAGGTCTGGGGGGCAGAAAGCCTCCTCCAGGCGGTGGCCTACCTCAAGGGGGAGGAGGAGCCCAGGAGGGAAGCGCCCGAAGACCCCGTGGCCCCCCTCGAGGTCCTGGACCTCCGGGACGTGAAGGGCCAGGCCAAGGCCAAGCGCGCCCTGGAGATCGCCGCCGCGGGGTACCACCACCTCCTCATGGTGGGAAGCCCGGGCTCGGGAAAAACCATGCTGGCGAGGCGCCTCCCTTTTCTCCTACCCCCCCTCTCCCAGGAGGCGGCCCTGGAGGTGAGCCGCATCCACTCCGCCGCCGGGCAGGCCCTGAAGGGCCTCCTCCGCAACCCCCCTTTCCGCGCCCCCCACCACACGGTGAGCTACGCGGGCCTCATCGGGGGCGGGGCCATCCCCAAGCCGGGGGAGGTCTCCCTGGCCCACCGGGGGGTGCTCTTCCTGGACGAGTTCCCCGAGTTTTCCCGGGACGCCTTGGAAGCCCTCCGCCAGCCCCTCGAGGACGGGGTGGTGACCGTTTCCCGGGCCCGGGCCAGCCTCACCTTCCCCGCCCGCTTCCTCCTGGTGGCGGCCATGAACCCCTGCCCCTGCGGCTGGCACGGGGACCCCGAAAGGCCTTGCGCCTGCACCCCCGCAAGCCGCACCCGCTATGTGGGGAAGATCTCCGGGCCCCTCCTGGACCGCTTCGACCTGGTGGTGGAGGTACCCCGCCTCACCCCCGCCGAG encodes:
- a CDS encoding EamA family transporter, which produces MRPSGLSIALVLLLGVLAISFGSILVRLALAASGDQSLAFSLVMSAGRMALAALLLAPGWARPLGGHGGIPWAVGAGAFLALHFAFWITSLSYTSVAASTALVTTNPVWVTLFGWLLFREAPSRLTLLGVGIALLGGLLIGLGSAEGGVGANPLLGNLLALLGAVAASFYFLLGREAQRRGLSILEYVRLAYTVAALVLLPLPHLFGGGYGGYPLEVYGYILLMALLPQLLGHTSFNWATRHIPPVLVTLAILFEPVGASLLAFLLLGELPGVRVLLGALVLLLGVGLAVVGGRR
- a CDS encoding MFS transporter translates to MAARVFFLFTLGYFLSYFYRSANAVLSQDLSEDLGLGPAELGFMTSLFYLAFAAVQLPLGSLLDRFGPRAITPALLLVAASGSLVFALAPSFGVLALGRALIGVGMAAALMGSLKAFSLWFPKNYATVSTLLVGLGATGGLLAATPLALLKEALGWRGVFLLGAGVVVLVALLLRLGVRNTPPGVPWPRGEGGGGLGEVFHNPRLLRVAFLALAFAGGFLALQTLWAGAYAYHLGLSAVPVGNLLLLYSGAAVLGFLVSGYLADRLGTARVLVVAALLFALGLVLLLLKALLPAYLLLGFFGAFNILTLTQARELVPPHLVGRGTTLVNLFGIGGTFLLQWGVGVAVGALGYGWAFGGLLGLLLLALLLYLPLLRSRW
- a CDS encoding EamA family transporter, with product MTYVALAALLWGLGGALAGRFMGEIPPGVLIPLRFLLSFCLLLPLTLRFPPRPEERPRLLLVGLALSGAQAFYYLAIHATTVATGIFLQYLAPTLLTLYALLRRERLPARALWGVALALLGAYALVVGPGGLAGGPLGVAYGLLSALSFALYAALSYGLRTPPLVSLGVATGVGSLLASPGLLLHLPQVLALSPQNWGAVAYLVVLGTVVPFGLFLLGVRTVPARQATLVAMLEPVAGAFFAWPLAGQPLSPWALLGGALILTGVALNRR
- a CDS encoding YifB family Mg chelatase-like AAA ATPase, producing the protein MLAQVRSYALFGLDAVPVTVEVDVSPGLPSYALVGLPDKAVEESRERVRAALKNAGFPYPQARVVVNLAPAELRKEGSHFDLPIALGLLAAQGVVPLEALSGLAVAGELGLDGSLRPVPGAVNLALGALVEGKRLLLPLESAKEAALVEGVEVWGAESLLQAVAYLKGEEEPRREAPEDPVAPLEVLDLRDVKGQAKAKRALEIAAAGYHHLLMVGSPGSGKTMLARRLPFLLPPLSQEAALEVSRIHSAAGQALKGLLRNPPFRAPHHTVSYAGLIGGGAIPKPGEVSLAHRGVLFLDEFPEFSRDALEALRQPLEDGVVTVSRARASLTFPARFLLVAAMNPCPCGWHGDPERPCACTPASRTRYVGKISGPLLDRFDLVVEVPRLTPAELARAPEGEGTLAVRERVLKARERMLARQGRPNGELAGKALREHVRLTSGAEHLLQAAAKRMLLSARSYDRLLRVARTVADLLASEGVEENHVAEALAYRKTL